Proteins co-encoded in one Gemmatimonadaceae bacterium genomic window:
- a CDS encoding radical SAM protein, with protein sequence MLSSKYKPYHIPMFLAKYAWLVARRRPVLVHFEVTMRCNARCGFCDYWKTPAEARQTELASFADAARYFNPMLVTFTGGEPLLRRDLEELVSTVRDAIGLNYIMLITHGGMLSLDRAKSLWEAGVDQFNISLDYLDGRHDTARGIPGLTEKIFTTVSAMRDAGMHGVRFNAVIKNDNLDQLLPLVRRAAELGAGVNFSVYTDFKNGNRELLLQDGFARQAEAAIKELLAFKRRRRGIITNSDYYLEQIPRYLRGEMAEPCQSGIRTIHINPTGHVKRCPDFPTDFHWSQFDQYRPIDCNKCYYACRGEAQAPLRLSRVQDVFA encoded by the coding sequence ATGTTGAGCAGCAAGTACAAGCCGTACCACATCCCGATGTTCCTCGCCAAGTACGCCTGGCTGGTGGCGCGTCGGCGTCCGGTCCTCGTGCACTTCGAGGTCACGATGCGCTGCAATGCGCGCTGCGGCTTCTGCGACTACTGGAAGACTCCCGCCGAGGCGCGCCAGACGGAGCTCGCCTCGTTCGCCGATGCGGCGCGCTACTTCAATCCCATGCTCGTCACCTTCACCGGCGGCGAGCCGCTGCTGAGGCGCGACCTGGAGGAGCTGGTCTCCACGGTGCGCGACGCGATCGGCCTCAACTACATCATGCTCATCACGCACGGCGGGATGCTCTCGCTCGATCGCGCGAAGTCGCTGTGGGAGGCCGGCGTCGACCAGTTCAACATCTCGCTCGACTACCTCGATGGCCGGCACGACACGGCGCGCGGCATTCCCGGGCTCACCGAGAAGATCTTCACCACCGTCTCGGCCATGCGCGATGCCGGGATGCACGGCGTGCGCTTCAACGCGGTCATCAAGAACGACAACCTCGACCAGTTGCTCCCGCTCGTACGCCGCGCCGCGGAGCTGGGCGCGGGGGTGAACTTCTCGGTCTACACGGACTTCAAGAACGGGAATCGCGAGCTTCTCCTGCAGGATGGCTTCGCGCGCCAGGCCGAGGCGGCCATCAAGGAGTTGCTGGCATTCAAGCGCCGCCGCCGCGGGATCATCACGAACTCCGACTACTACCTCGAGCAGATCCCGCGCTACCTGCGTGGCGAGATGGCCGAGCCCTGCCAGTCGGGAATCCGGACGATCCATATCAACCCGACCGGCCACGTGAAGCGCTGCCCCGACTTCCCGACCGACTTCCACTGGTCGCAGTTCGACCAGTATCGTCCCATCGACTGCAACAAGTGCTACTACGCCTGCCGTGGCGAGGCGCAGGCGCCGCTGCGCCTCTCGCGCGTGCAGGACGTCTTCGCCTGA
- the hutU gene encoding urocanate hydratase has protein sequence MTASAAPSSTPQTAAAAPPALAGARPVRAPRGTTISCKGWQQEAALRMLMNNLDPDVAERPDDLVVYGGTGRAARSWEAFDAIVSALRALEHDETLIVQSGKPVAVFRTQAEAPRVLIANSNLVGRWATWDVFRELERKGLMMYGQMTAGSWIYIGSQGIVQGTYETFGAVARQHFGGTLRGRFVLTAGLGGMGGAQPLAATMCGAAILGVEVDESRIDKRIATGYCDRKTHVLDEALGWIGEATASGTALSVGLVGNAADVLPELVRRGVVPDVVTDQTSAHDMLNGYVPSGLSLAEAAELRLADPAGYVRRSTASAVEHVRAMLALQQRGAVTFDYGNNIRTVALDAGLANAFDFPGFVPAYVRPLFCEGKGPFRWVALSGDPADIRRTDDLVLDLFPDDEHLRRWITLAKEKIRFQGLPARICWLGQGQRARFGVALNDLVASGELSAPIAIGRDHLDTGSVASPFRETEAMKDGSDAIADWAILNAMVNVASGASWVSFHHGGGVGIGNSLHAGQVIVADGTPEMRRRLERVLTNDPGMGVARHADAGYDIAIATARREGVTIPMLPPR, from the coding sequence ATGACCGCCTCCGCCGCACCATCCAGCACCCCCCAAACGGCCGCAGCCGCTCCCCCCGCGTTGGCCGGGGCGCGCCCGGTGCGCGCGCCGCGCGGCACCACCATCTCGTGCAAGGGGTGGCAACAGGAAGCGGCGCTGCGCATGCTGATGAACAACCTGGATCCCGACGTCGCCGAGCGTCCCGACGACCTGGTGGTGTACGGCGGGACTGGGAGAGCGGCGCGCAGTTGGGAGGCATTCGACGCGATCGTCTCCGCGCTGCGCGCGCTGGAGCACGATGAGACGCTGATCGTGCAGAGCGGGAAGCCGGTCGCCGTCTTCCGCACGCAGGCCGAGGCGCCGCGCGTCCTCATCGCCAACAGCAACCTCGTGGGGCGCTGGGCCACGTGGGACGTCTTTCGCGAGTTGGAGCGGAAGGGGTTGATGATGTACGGTCAGATGACGGCCGGCTCGTGGATCTACATCGGTTCGCAGGGGATCGTGCAGGGGACGTACGAGACCTTCGGCGCCGTGGCGCGCCAGCACTTTGGCGGGACGCTGCGCGGGCGCTTCGTGCTCACGGCGGGGCTGGGCGGGATGGGAGGGGCCCAGCCGCTGGCGGCGACGATGTGCGGGGCGGCCATCCTCGGTGTCGAGGTCGACGAGTCGCGCATCGACAAGCGCATCGCGACCGGATACTGCGATCGCAAGACGCACGTGCTGGACGAGGCGTTAGGCTGGATTGGCGAGGCGACCGCGAGCGGGACCGCGCTGTCGGTCGGGCTGGTGGGCAACGCGGCCGACGTCCTGCCGGAGCTGGTGCGGCGCGGCGTGGTCCCCGACGTGGTGACGGACCAGACCAGCGCGCACGACATGCTGAACGGCTACGTTCCGTCCGGCCTGTCCCTGGCCGAGGCTGCCGAGCTGCGGCTGGCGGACCCGGCAGGGTACGTGCGCCGGTCGACGGCGTCGGCGGTGGAGCACGTGCGGGCCATGCTGGCGCTGCAGCAGCGCGGGGCCGTGACCTTCGACTACGGCAACAACATCCGCACCGTCGCCCTCGACGCCGGGCTGGCCAATGCGTTCGACTTTCCCGGTTTTGTCCCGGCCTACGTGCGCCCGCTCTTCTGCGAGGGAAAGGGGCCGTTCCGCTGGGTGGCCCTCTCCGGCGACCCGGCCGACATCCGCCGCACCGACGACCTGGTCCTCGACCTCTTCCCCGACGATGAGCACCTGCGTCGCTGGATCACGCTGGCGAAGGAGAAGATCCGGTTCCAGGGGCTTCCGGCACGCATTTGCTGGTTGGGGCAGGGGCAGCGCGCGCGCTTCGGCGTCGCGCTCAACGACCTGGTCGCCTCGGGCGAGCTGTCGGCCCCCATCGCCATCGGGCGCGATCACCTCGACACGGGGAGCGTGGCGTCCCCGTTCCGCGAGACCGAGGCGATGAAGGACGGCAGCGACGCGATTGCCGACTGGGCGATCCTCAATGCGATGGTGAACGTGGCGAGCGGTGCGTCGTGGGTCTCGTTCCACCACGGCGGCGGTGTCGGCATCGGCAACTCGCTGCACGCCGGGCAGGTGATTGTGGCTGACGGGACGCCCGAGATGCGCCGCCGCCTGGAGCGCGTCCTCACCAACGATCCGGGGATGGGAGTGGCGCGCCACGCCGACGCCGGCTACGACATCGCCATCGCCACCGCGCGCCGCGAGGGAGTAACGATCCCGATGCTCCCGCCGAGGTGA
- the hutH gene encoding histidine ammonia-lyase yields the protein MTSPQVILDGRSLAVADVVAVARNRTRVSLATDARERLDRVREIVDGIVARNDVVYGITTGFGKLSDVAIPPDRLAELQVNLIRSHSVGVGPRLSEAEVRGMMLLRANCLAKGCSGIRASVVEQLLAMLNAGLHPPIPEQGSVGASGDLAPLSHLALGLIGEGTLIDAEGVERPAALVLAAHGLSPVTLQPKEGLALVNGTQAHTALAALALHEARTLWRAAHVAASATLEALLGTPVAFDARIHEVRGQHGQVRSAALLRALLNDSEIRESHRLNDPRVQDAYALRCIPQVHGPVLDALDFADGVIGRELNAATDNPLVFEDGEMISGGNFHGQSVAMACDFLAIALTNLATMSERRIDRLVHPDLNQGLPPFLTSDAGVNSGFMMAQVTAAALTSECKVLSHPASVDTIPTDGGKEDVVPMAMGAAVKLRRIVQNVRHVLAVELLCAMQGLDYRRPLRSSAPIEVAHAAFREIVAPLGRDRVLSTDIAAAAGFVSRGGLDVAMPAGFH from the coding sequence ATGACATCCCCCCAGGTGATCCTCGACGGGCGCTCCCTTGCCGTGGCCGACGTCGTGGCCGTCGCCCGCAACCGCACCCGCGTGTCGCTCGCCACCGACGCGCGCGAGCGCCTCGACCGCGTGCGCGAGATCGTGGACGGCATCGTCGCGCGCAACGACGTGGTCTACGGCATCACCACCGGTTTCGGCAAGCTCTCGGACGTGGCGATCCCGCCCGACCGGCTCGCCGAACTGCAGGTGAACCTGATTCGCTCGCATTCCGTGGGCGTTGGCCCGCGGTTGAGCGAGGCGGAGGTGCGGGGGATGATGCTCCTGCGCGCCAACTGCCTGGCCAAGGGGTGCTCCGGCATTCGTGCCAGCGTCGTCGAGCAGTTGCTGGCGATGCTGAACGCCGGGCTCCATCCCCCCATCCCGGAGCAGGGGAGCGTTGGTGCGTCGGGCGACCTGGCGCCACTCTCGCACCTCGCGCTGGGGCTCATTGGAGAGGGCACGCTGATTGACGCCGAGGGGGTCGAGCGCCCCGCCGCGTTGGTGCTGGCGGCGCACGGACTTTCGCCGGTCACGCTGCAACCCAAGGAAGGGCTCGCGCTGGTGAACGGGACGCAGGCGCACACGGCGCTGGCCGCGCTCGCCCTGCACGAGGCGCGCACGCTCTGGCGTGCGGCGCACGTGGCGGCGTCGGCAACGCTCGAGGCGTTGTTAGGCACCCCTGTCGCCTTCGATGCCCGCATCCACGAGGTGCGTGGCCAGCATGGACAGGTCCGCTCGGCGGCGCTGTTGCGGGCGCTGCTGAACGACAGCGAGATTCGCGAGTCGCATCGCCTCAACGACCCGCGCGTGCAGGACGCGTACGCGCTGCGCTGCATCCCGCAGGTGCACGGGCCGGTGCTCGACGCGCTCGACTTCGCCGACGGCGTCATCGGTCGGGAGTTGAATGCCGCGACCGACAACCCGCTGGTGTTCGAGGATGGCGAGATGATCAGCGGTGGCAACTTCCACGGGCAGTCGGTGGCGATGGCGTGCGACTTCCTGGCCATCGCGCTGACCAACCTGGCCACGATGTCGGAACGTCGCATCGATCGCCTCGTGCATCCCGACCTCAACCAGGGGTTGCCTCCCTTCCTCACGAGCGACGCCGGCGTGAACTCGGGCTTCATGATGGCCCAGGTCACCGCGGCCGCCCTCACGTCGGAGTGCAAGGTGCTGTCGCACCCGGCCAGCGTCGACACGATCCCCACCGACGGCGGCAAGGAGGATGTCGTTCCCATGGCGATGGGGGCGGCGGTGAAGCTGCGCCGCATCGTGCAGAACGTGCGGCATGTGCTGGCGGTGGAGCTGCTGTGCGCCATGCAGGGGCTCGACTATCGCCGCCCGTTGCGCTCGAGCGCTCCCATCGAGGTGGCGCATGCAGCGTTCCGCGAGATCGTGGCCCCGCTGGGGCGCGATCGCGTCCTGTCCACCGACATCGCGGCCGCCGCCGGCTTCGTGTCGCGCGGCGGGCTCGACGTCGCCATGCCGGCAGGATTCCACTAG
- the tatC gene encoding twin-arginine translocase subunit TatC, with product MADVGHHSEMPFLDHLEELRWRILKGLVALIAGVIAAFSLLLKFDIILILERPILPFLNGHQLVYTHPADPFKITMSMAFALGAIFASPVIIWQVWGFLSPALYKHEKKVIIPVLVFGAVLFLGGVSLAFFGIIPITLRMFYSIQTASLTPMITAGEYFDFVVSLSLVLGAVFELPIAVLALTALGIVTPQFLNKFRRHATVVCLVAAAFITPGQDPFSLFAIAIPLYMLYELSVVCSIVVFRRKQRREEARLAEEAASGAVA from the coding sequence ATGGCTGACGTCGGACATCACTCGGAGATGCCCTTCCTCGATCACCTCGAGGAACTGCGCTGGCGCATCCTGAAGGGGTTGGTGGCGCTGATTGCCGGCGTCATCGCCGCCTTCTCGCTCCTGCTCAAGTTCGACATCATCCTCATCCTCGAACGGCCGATCCTCCCGTTCCTCAACGGGCACCAACTCGTCTACACGCACCCGGCCGATCCCTTCAAGATCACGATGAGCATGGCGTTCGCCCTGGGCGCCATCTTTGCCTCGCCGGTGATCATCTGGCAGGTGTGGGGCTTCCTCTCGCCCGCGCTGTACAAGCACGAGAAGAAGGTCATCATCCCGGTGCTCGTGTTCGGGGCGGTGCTCTTCCTGGGCGGGGTCTCGCTGGCGTTCTTCGGGATCATCCCGATCACGCTGCGCATGTTCTACAGCATCCAGACGGCCTCGCTCACGCCGATGATCACGGCGGGCGAGTACTTCGATTTCGTCGTCTCGCTGTCGCTCGTGCTTGGCGCCGTCTTCGAGTTGCCGATCGCGGTGTTGGCGCTGACGGCGCTGGGAATCGTGACGCCGCAGTTCCTCAACAAGTTCCGGCGGCACGCGACGGTGGTCTGCCTGGTCGCCGCGGCGTTCATCACGCCGGGGCAGGATCCCTTCTCGCTCTTCGCCATCGCCATCCCGCTCTACATGCTGTACGAGCTGAGCGTGGTGTGCTCGATCGTGGTCTTCAGGCGCAAGCAGCGTCGTGAGGAAGCGCGCCTGGCGGAGGAAGCGGCGTCGGGGGCGGTGGCGTGA
- the ybgF gene encoding tol-pal system protein YbgF, with protein MTALAPLALVATAGCFATRNDVRILQGDILNFRTEAARADSARARQVATVVAALGVLADSTRAASDRLARFQGDSRGDMRAIQQQLLQIQELTGQSQRRLQELRADLEARAQQPVPSATPVAPGDSAVAPVQAAPGPNQLYQLAYDQLRRGSYSAARAGFEELLRLYPTSELAPDAQINIAESYAAEGTSTAADSAFAAVVARYPRSMRAPTALYKLALSMARQGKRADARSAMDRVVREYPQSDEADLAREWLRTNR; from the coding sequence ATGACGGCGCTGGCTCCGCTGGCCCTCGTGGCCACGGCGGGGTGCTTCGCCACGCGGAACGACGTGCGCATCCTGCAAGGCGACATCCTGAACTTCCGCACCGAAGCCGCTCGCGCCGACTCGGCGCGGGCGCGACAGGTGGCGACGGTGGTCGCCGCGTTAGGCGTGCTGGCCGACTCGACCAGAGCCGCGTCGGATCGCCTGGCCCGCTTCCAGGGCGACTCGCGCGGCGACATGCGGGCCATCCAGCAGCAGCTGCTCCAGATCCAGGAACTCACCGGGCAGAGCCAGCGCCGCCTGCAGGAGTTGCGGGCCGACCTCGAGGCGCGCGCCCAGCAGCCGGTGCCATCGGCGACCCCGGTCGCGCCGGGCGACTCGGCGGTAGCCCCGGTCCAGGCGGCGCCGGGACCGAACCAATTGTACCAACTGGCGTATGATCAGCTGCGGCGCGGGAGCTATTCCGCGGCGCGCGCGGGCTTCGAGGAACTCCTGCGGTTGTACCCGACCTCGGAGCTTGCTCCCGACGCCCAGATCAACATCGCCGAGTCGTATGCGGCGGAGGGGACGAGCACGGCGGCCGACTCGGCGTTTGCCGCGGTGGTGGCCAGGTACCCTCGCTCCATGCGCGCCCCCACGGCGCTGTACAAGCTCGCCCTCTCAATGGCGCGGCAGGGCAAGCGCGCCGACGCCAGGTCGGCGATGGACCGCGTGGTGCGGGAGTACCCGCAGTCCGACGAGGCCGACCTCGCCCGCGAGTGGTTACGGACGAATCGTTAG
- a CDS encoding OmpA family protein has translation MTRTSRVLALSVFALVAISACRKKPQTTTPPSTGPAPTVTCDQRCRDSIALAEKRRADSLTAAEEARKKAEYERAIAATKAALAAPVYFEYDSDELSGDARATLDAKLPIFRANPNLRIRVAGHTDERGSDEYNLALGQRRAAAVKRYLSDQGIDGGRLEIVSFGEERPAVTESNDEAYRMNRRAEFEIVAGGDNLVAPK, from the coding sequence ATGACTCGTACCTCTCGCGTTCTCGCACTCTCGGTCTTCGCCCTCGTCGCCATCTCGGCCTGCCGCAAGAAGCCGCAGACGACGACCCCGCCTTCCACCGGCCCGGCGCCCACGGTCACCTGCGACCAGCGCTGCCGCGACAGCATCGCCCTCGCCGAGAAGCGGCGCGCCGACTCGCTGACGGCCGCCGAGGAAGCGCGCAAGAAGGCGGAGTACGAGCGCGCGATCGCCGCGACCAAGGCCGCGCTGGCCGCGCCGGTCTACTTCGAGTACGACTCGGATGAACTCTCGGGCGACGCGCGTGCGACGCTCGACGCCAAGCTCCCCATCTTCCGCGCCAACCCCAACCTGCGCATTCGCGTGGCGGGGCACACCGACGAGCGTGGCTCGGACGAATACAATCTCGCGTTAGGGCAGCGCCGCGCCGCGGCGGTCAAGCGCTATCTCTCCGACCAGGGGATCGACGGCGGTCGCCTCGAGATCGTCTCGTTCGGCGAGGAACGTCCAGCGGTCACCGAGTCGAATGACGAGGCCTATCGCATGAACCGTCGCGCCGAGTTCGAGATCGTGGCCGGCGGCGACAACCTCGTGGCTCCCAAGTGA
- a CDS encoding PD40 domain-containing protein: protein MSLLRRCARSLDLSPSITAARVAPAARRACVALALVALAREPLQAQDTTVTGVRIGLVYQGARPGVLVLPVGGTAGDSIRAILQRDFQYGDRIDVVALEPSAVPPLGNGTQKPNYALFTRLGAVALVQVTQTSMGLQVAVHNAGKGVVERSKAFPLPAGALSADWRLALHAVADEIEQWITGVRGVAATRILYVSGGRVFQVDSDGANALALTPAVTAMSPAWHPRGSHFAYMTMGTTGQQIVIRELGGATRTLATRAGLNMTPAFSPDGSTLAYAHGAESGTDLYATNAFGSEPARRITVGRGSDNTQPSFSPDGRRLAFTSGRLGHPEVYISDADGTNADLLTRDYVDQPYRANPDWASDGRLIAFEAQVGGRMQVMTISLRDRVIKRHTSEGVNEQPSFAPDSRHLVFTSDRGGSKQLWILDVESNTVRQLTHAPAGARFGAWSPLLQRTR from the coding sequence ATGTCATTGCTGCGCCGCTGCGCGCGTTCTCTCGATTTGTCCCCGTCCATCACCGCCGCGCGCGTCGCGCCTGCCGCGCGTCGCGCGTGCGTCGCGCTCGCGCTCGTCGCGTTGGCGCGTGAACCGCTGCAGGCGCAGGACACGACGGTCACGGGTGTCCGCATCGGTCTCGTCTATCAAGGAGCGCGCCCCGGAGTCCTCGTCCTCCCAGTCGGGGGAACGGCGGGCGACTCCATTCGCGCCATCCTGCAGCGCGACTTCCAGTACGGCGACCGCATCGACGTGGTCGCGCTCGAGCCCTCGGCAGTCCCTCCCCTGGGGAACGGGACGCAAAAGCCCAACTACGCGCTGTTCACGCGACTGGGAGCGGTGGCGCTGGTGCAGGTGACGCAGACGTCGATGGGACTGCAGGTCGCGGTGCATAACGCGGGGAAGGGGGTCGTGGAGCGCAGCAAGGCCTTCCCGCTCCCGGCCGGTGCGCTCTCCGCCGATTGGCGCCTTGCCCTTCACGCCGTGGCCGACGAGATCGAGCAGTGGATCACCGGCGTGCGCGGGGTTGCCGCGACGCGCATCCTGTACGTGAGCGGCGGGCGCGTCTTCCAGGTGGATAGCGACGGCGCGAACGCGCTCGCGCTCACCCCCGCGGTCACCGCGATGTCGCCCGCGTGGCATCCGCGCGGGTCGCACTTCGCCTACATGACGATGGGGACGACGGGGCAGCAGATCGTGATTCGCGAACTGGGCGGCGCCACGCGCACGTTGGCGACGCGCGCCGGTCTCAACATGACGCCTGCCTTCTCACCCGACGGCAGCACGCTGGCCTACGCACACGGCGCGGAGTCGGGGACCGATCTCTACGCCACCAACGCGTTCGGGAGCGAACCGGCGCGCCGGATCACCGTGGGACGCGGGAGCGACAACACGCAGCCGAGCTTCTCGCCCGATGGGCGACGCCTCGCGTTCACATCGGGGAGGCTGGGGCATCCCGAGGTGTATATTTCCGACGCCGACGGGACCAATGCGGATCTCTTGACGCGCGACTACGTCGACCAGCCGTACCGGGCTAATCCGGATTGGGCTTCCGACGGGCGTCTCATCGCCTTCGAAGCACAGGTTGGCGGGCGCATGCAGGTGATGACGATCTCGCTGCGCGATCGCGTGATCAAGCGCCACACGAGCGAAGGGGTGAACGAGCAGCCGTCATTCGCTCCCGACTCGCGGCACCTGGTCTTCACGTCCGATCGCGGTGGCTCCAAGCAGCTGTGGATCCTCGACGTGGAATCGAACACCGTACGCCAACTGACGCATGCACCTGCCGGGGCGCGCTTTGGCGCCTGGTCGCCCCTGTTGCAACGCACTCGCTGA
- a CDS encoding TonB C-terminal domain-containing protein, translated as MTAHSAASLRATRRGLGLPATLSVLLHGSLVALAIWFAREHVVALPPVYQVDLIAAPAGPRAIGQVAEDAPAAAPEATPPKRAVSPDETPVPVKKAPRKTSVAPKSTPVPNAKEVKSRTTAAPKAGGGPEGGKGADVANVSVQGIPFPYPGYLENIVRQIALRFKPRAGQALVAEVLFLVRRDGSITGFAFRKRSGSYEFDLEAQGAVEAAGRSGSFGPLPDGFRDDVLTVIFSFDPQLIR; from the coding sequence GTGACGGCCCACTCGGCCGCGTCGCTGCGCGCGACGCGGCGCGGGCTCGGGCTCCCGGCAACGCTGAGTGTGTTGCTGCACGGCTCGCTCGTTGCGCTCGCGATCTGGTTCGCGCGCGAACACGTGGTCGCGCTGCCGCCGGTGTACCAGGTGGATCTGATCGCGGCACCGGCGGGGCCACGCGCCATCGGGCAAGTGGCCGAAGACGCGCCCGCCGCCGCACCCGAGGCAACGCCGCCCAAGCGCGCCGTGTCGCCTGACGAGACCCCGGTCCCCGTGAAGAAGGCGCCGCGCAAGACCTCCGTTGCCCCCAAGTCGACACCGGTGCCTAACGCCAAGGAGGTGAAGTCGCGCACCACGGCGGCGCCCAAGGCCGGCGGCGGCCCCGAAGGGGGCAAGGGGGCCGACGTCGCCAACGTTTCGGTGCAGGGGATCCCATTTCCCTATCCGGGTTACCTGGAGAACATCGTCCGCCAGATCGCGCTGCGCTTCAAGCCGCGCGCGGGGCAGGCGCTGGTGGCCGAAGTGCTCTTCCTCGTGCGTCGCGATGGGAGCATCACCGGCTTCGCCTTTCGCAAGCGATCGGGCTCCTACGAGTTCGACCTCGAGGCGCAGGGGGCCGTCGAGGCGGCCGGGCGCTCCGGTTCGTTCGGTCCGCTCCCGGACGGATTCAGGGACGACGTGCTGACGGTTATTTTCAGCTTCGATCCGCAACTCATCCGCTGA
- a CDS encoding biopolymer transporter ExbD, which produces MGRRRRERTPLNAEINVVSLIDVMMLLLVIFMITAPMLQGGVDVQLPKGEARALEPKSGLVVTIDRKGSVFVDETQMTFQEFSAAYTALSEQRGKRGVYLRADAAVPYGAVARVLGVMIKAGTSGVGMVVEPEKP; this is translated from the coding sequence ATGGGGCGCCGCCGACGGGAGCGCACGCCGCTCAACGCGGAGATCAACGTGGTGAGCCTCATCGACGTGATGATGCTCCTCCTCGTGATCTTCATGATCACGGCGCCGATGCTGCAGGGCGGTGTGGATGTGCAGCTCCCCAAGGGTGAGGCGCGGGCGCTCGAGCCCAAGAGCGGGCTGGTGGTGACGATCGATCGCAAGGGAAGCGTCTTCGTCGACGAGACGCAGATGACCTTTCAGGAGTTCAGCGCCGCCTACACGGCGCTTTCGGAACAGCGCGGAAAGCGCGGCGTGTACCTGCGGGCCGACGCCGCCGTTCCCTATGGCGCGGTGGCGCGCGTCCTGGGGGTGATGATCAAGGCGGGGACGAGTGGCGTGGGGATGGTCGTCGAGCCGGAGAAGCCGTGA
- a CDS encoding MotA/TolQ/ExbB proton channel family protein — translation MPVTWAQVGGAIPTSAWDLLRSTDAVTKGVLALLAVLSLISWTIVLGKWLEFGRVARGSKRFLDAFEAANAFHDVAAHARKGGASPFAHVVGRAERFMADTRPAMAATSDRTARFSASQLEALRLVLDSQAESERDALARYVPWLATIGSASPLIGLFGTVLGIIQTFVGIATKGSGSVAAVAPGVAAALTATAAALAVAIPAVFAYNIFATRLNRIEGELEGFGSELIALLVREERI, via the coding sequence GTGCCGGTCACGTGGGCGCAGGTGGGAGGCGCGATTCCCACCTCTGCCTGGGACCTCCTGCGCTCGACCGACGCGGTCACCAAGGGCGTCCTCGCCCTCCTCGCGGTCCTCTCGCTCATCAGCTGGACGATCGTCCTGGGCAAGTGGCTCGAGTTTGGCCGAGTGGCGCGGGGATCCAAGCGATTCCTCGACGCCTTCGAGGCGGCGAATGCGTTCCACGACGTCGCGGCCCACGCGCGCAAGGGGGGCGCGAGTCCCTTTGCCCACGTCGTGGGGCGGGCGGAACGCTTCATGGCCGACACGCGCCCGGCGATGGCGGCAACGTCCGACCGCACGGCGCGCTTCAGCGCCTCGCAGCTCGAGGCGTTGCGGCTGGTGCTCGACTCGCAGGCCGAGTCGGAGCGCGACGCGCTGGCGCGCTACGTCCCATGGCTGGCGACGATTGGGTCGGCGTCGCCGCTGATCGGGCTGTTCGGTACCGTGCTGGGGATCATCCAGACCTTTGTCGGGATCGCGACGAAGGGGTCGGGGAGCGTGGCCGCGGTGGCGCCGGGCGTTGCAGCTGCGCTCACCGCGACGGCGGCGGCGCTCGCGGTGGCCATTCCCGCCGTCTTCGCCTACAACATCTTTGCCACTCGTCTCAATCGCATCGAGGGGGAGCTGGAGGGCTTCGGATCGGAGCTCATCGCCCTCCTCGTGCGCGAGGAACGGATCTAG